Proteins found in one Streptococcus mitis genomic segment:
- a CDS encoding ATP-binding cassette domain-containing protein, translating into MLTVSDVSLRFSDRKLFDDVNIKFTEGNTYGLIGANGAGKSTFLKILAGDIEPTTGHISLGPDERLSVLRQNHFDYEDERAIDVVIMGNEKLYSIMKEKDAIYMKEDFSDEDGVRAAELEGEFAELGGWEAESEASQLLQNLNIPEELHYQNMSELANGEKVKVLLAKALFGKPDVLLLDEPTNGLDIQSITWLEDFLIDFDNTVIVVSHDRHFLNKVCTHMADLDFGKIKLYVGNYDFWKESSELAAKLLADRNAKAEEKIKQLQEFVARFSANASKSRQATSRKKMLDKIELEEIVPSSRKYPFINFKAEREIGNDLLTVENLTVKIDGETILDNISFILRPGDKTALIGQNDIQTTALIRAIMGDIDYEGTVKWGVTTSQSYLPKDNSADFAGGESILDWLRQFASKEEDDNTFLRGFLGRMLFSGDEVNKPVNVLSGGEKVRVMLSKLMLLKSNVLVLDDPTNHLDLESISSLNDGLKNFKESIIFASHDHEFIQTLANHIIVLSKNGVIDRIDETYDEFLENAEVQAKVKELWKD; encoded by the coding sequence CTACTGGTCACATCTCTCTTGGTCCAGATGAACGTCTCTCTGTTCTTCGTCAAAATCACTTTGACTATGAAGATGAACGTGCCATTGATGTTGTTATCATGGGAAATGAAAAACTTTATAGCATCATGAAAGAGAAAGATGCCATCTACATGAAGGAAGATTTCTCAGATGAGGATGGAGTGCGTGCTGCCGAACTTGAAGGAGAGTTTGCCGAGCTTGGGGGCTGGGAAGCAGAAAGTGAAGCCTCTCAACTCCTTCAAAACCTAAATATCCCAGAAGAATTGCACTATCAAAATATGAGCGAATTGGCCAACGGTGAAAAAGTAAAGGTTCTCCTCGCCAAAGCACTTTTTGGTAAACCAGATGTTCTTCTTTTAGACGAGCCGACCAATGGTTTGGATATCCAATCTATTACTTGGTTAGAAGATTTCTTGATTGACTTTGATAACACAGTCATAGTAGTATCCCATGACCGTCACTTCTTGAATAAAGTATGTACCCACATGGCAGACCTTGACTTTGGAAAAATCAAACTCTATGTCGGAAACTACGACTTCTGGAAGGAGTCTTCTGAACTCGCTGCTAAATTGCTAGCAGACCGTAATGCCAAAGCAGAAGAAAAAATTAAGCAATTGCAAGAATTCGTTGCTCGTTTCTCTGCCAATGCTTCTAAATCAAGACAAGCAACATCACGTAAGAAAATGCTTGATAAGATTGAACTAGAAGAGATTGTACCATCCAGTCGTAAATATCCATTTATCAACTTTAAAGCTGAGCGTGAAATTGGTAATGATCTCTTGACAGTAGAAAATCTAACTGTAAAGATTGATGGTGAGACTATTTTAGATAATATCAGCTTTATCTTGCGTCCAGGTGATAAGACAGCGCTTATTGGACAGAATGACATCCAAACGACTGCATTAATTCGTGCAATCATGGGAGATATTGACTATGAAGGAACTGTCAAGTGGGGAGTTACAACTAGTCAATCTTACCTGCCAAAAGATAACTCAGCTGATTTTGCAGGGGGAGAATCAATTCTTGACTGGTTGCGTCAATTCGCAAGTAAAGAAGAAGATGACAATACTTTCCTACGTGGTTTCCTTGGCCGTATGCTCTTCTCTGGAGATGAAGTTAACAAACCTGTAAACGTCTTGTCAGGAGGAGAAAAAGTCCGCGTCATGCTTTCCAAACTCATGCTCTTGAAATCAAATGTTCTTGTCCTCGATGATCCAACCAATCACTTGGACCTGGAATCTATCTCAAGCTTGAACGATGGATTGAAAAACTTTAAAGAATCAATCATCTTTGCCAGTCATGACCACGAGTTTATTCAAACTCTAGCTAACCATATCATTGTCTTGTCTAAAAATGGCGTCATCGACCGTATCGATGAAACCTATGATGAATTCCTAGAGAATGCAGAAGTACAAGCAAAAGTTAAAGAACTTTGGAAAGACTAA